Below is a genomic region from Flammeovirgaceae bacterium SG7u.111.
TATGTAAATAGAAGGAAAATGTCCTACGTAATCATTTGGAAAGGTGTGTAACTCTTGTTGCGCACTTTTTTTTATTTTTCAAAAGCTAATAGGTCACCGTTTTCAGGGTTTCTTGCTCTAGCGAGTCTATTTCTTTTGTATGGAAGTTTTCAACTACATACACATGCCTAAGTGTACTGAAATCAGTTGAAAGCTTGATCTTGACAGATTGGAACATGTCAGATTTTACTTTGAAGGAAGTATCCACTACGCCTACCATTAATCCCTCGGGATATACCGAGTTGTATCCAGAAGTGATAACTGTATCTCCTTTCTTCAGTTTGTGGTCCATTGGGATGAACAAAAGCTCTGCGGTGGTATAGTCATTTCGGTCTCCTCCAGCACTGTTCCATTTGGTTGTACAAAGGATGCTATCGCTTTTTATCATGGAAGAGATAGTAAGATCGTTGTGAAGCAAGCTATAAACCGTGGCAAAATTTTTAGATGCCATTTTCACCTTTCCCACAATACCATTGGAAGAAACTACACCCATTCCTGGTTTTACACCGTCTCTTTCACCCTTGTCTATGGTGAGGTAGTTATCGTTGAAAATGACGGAATTGTTCACCACTTTGGCAGCAGTGAATTGATAATTGGCGGATGTGTCTAGTAGGCTTTTTGACTGGGAGGTTCTCAGCGATGTGTCGTTCCATATGATGGAGACTTGTTTCTTTAGTCTATCTTTCTCCTCTTCTAACTTGGCATTTTTCAAGGCCAATATCTCATTTTGGTCTTTAAGATCAAAGTATGCATTTATGTTACTTTTCGATTCGAGTATGTTGCTTGCCAAGGCATTGGAGCTTGATAAGAAAGTATAGCCTTGATAACTATTGTTTCTTACAATTAGCCAACTAGCCAATAGCTCTAAACCAACAAAGGCAAAAAATACTCTTAACTTATATATGAACAGAAAAAGTTGGCGCATATCAAACTAGATTACCCTGCCACTTTAATAGTGTGCATCAGACAGGTTTTGGTAAATGCTATCGCATCAATTGCCTAAAAATACAATTTTTGGAATAAAAAACGGATATTCCTTTTTGAAAGAAATATCCGCTGTGTTTTGTTTGTGATGACAATTTAGGTCATCAATACTGCTTTGAAGCCTTCAATGTTTTTCAAAGCATCGCCCGTGCCCCTAACTACGGCTCTTAACGGATCTTCTGCTACGTGAACGGGGAGCTTAGTTTTCAAAGCAACTCGCTTGTCGAGCCCTCGAAGCAATGCACCGCCGCCTGTTAGGTGGATTCCGTTATCGTAAATATCGGCAGAAAGCTCTGGTGGAGAGGTTTCTAAGGCTTTCAAGACTGCTTCTTCTATTTTGGAAATAGACTTGTCTATGGCAAAAGCAATTTCGGTATAAGAAACCTTGATTACTTTTGGAATACCTGTCATCAAATCCCTGCCCCTAATCTCGTAATCCTCTGGAGGATCGTCGAGCTCCGAGATGGCGGCTCCGACTTCAATTTTTATCTTTTCGGCACTTCTCTCACCTATCAATAGGTTGTGTTGCCTTCTCATATAATCGAGAATATCTCTGTTGAATACATCGCCTGCTGTCCTTACCGATTGGTCGCAAACAATACCTGAAAGGGCGATCACCGCAATTTCAGTTGTTCCTCCTCCAATATCGACAATCATGGATCCAACAGGAGCTTCGATATCGATCCCTATACCAATAGCAGCCGCAATTGGCTCGGGAATCATGTAGACTTCTTTGGCGCCTGCATGCTCCGCTGAGTCACGCACCGCTCTTTTTTCTACCTCGGTGATACCAGATGGAATACAAATTACCATTCGGTGCGAAGGGGTGAAAAATCTGCTGCCTGTATCAATCATTTTGATCATACCCCTGATCATTTGCTCGGCAGCGTGGAAATCGGCAATCACCCCATCTTTGAGGGGACGGATTGTCCTGATATTGTCGTGGGTTTTTTCGTGCATTTGCATCGCCTTCTTCCCTATCGCAATTACCTTTCCTGTAGCCTTATCAAGGGCGATGATAGATGGTTCGTCCACCACTACTTTTCCTTTGAATAGAAGTAATGTGTTAGCTGTACCAAGGTCTATCGCCAAGTCGCTAGTGAATAAATCAAAAATACCCATAGAGGTGATTGTTTTCTCTGTAATTAATTATAAAGCCGAATTTATAAACCTTGTCCTACTTATACAAAAGTATTTCCTATGTGATCAGCTCCTAGGCAAATACTAATCCACTTTGGGAGAAGTCAATGTATCTATTCTAAAATTGAAACTCGTGTGCAAAGCTAAAATTTTAAGTTTTTGGAGGTTTATTTTTCAAATAAGAGGAATGTTAAATCCAAGGTGTAAAAATGAATCACATAAATGAATGGTGATTGGGCCTTGGTAACTGCCTGTTTGTAAGTTTACAGTGGTATGGTCTGTAAATCCTAAGAGCGAAATTACTGTTTTGATTTCATTAAGACCATAGTTTAGAGTAGAAGCTTATGCCAAGATATATAAAAATACTATTTCAGCGCTCCCTTTTGTGCATAAAAAAAACAGTGCAAGTTTTTTTTGATCCTCTCAAACTTGCACTGTTTAACTAAGCTAATTGGCTTGGTCGTCACTTTTTCTTTTTTAAATCTCCCCGCTTGACAGATTTTATGAACTCGCCCCAAGCGAAAGGGTTGAAAATAGAGAATGATGGGGCGAAAAACTGGTTGGTAACTTGGTCGACTTGTTGGTACATATAATATCGGTGGTTAGAGCCAGCATCCATTCCCATCATAGCGGCGGCTCTTGCCATAGCTTCGGGTTGAAGGTTTTTAGCGACTTTTTCAGCATCGGACTCCGGAAGCTGGAGCGCAAGAAAGGCTTCTTTGAACAGTTCTTCGGTAGGGTATGGAAATACTTCCACCATAGGTAGGAAGGTAGTGTCTGTTTGCAAGTCTACAAGTACTGTAAAGCCTACATCTGATCTTTCGGGAATTACCAGATTTTTATTGCGGTAACCAACGGCACTAATTACAACGGTATCGCCAATTACAGTAGGAAGGGTAAAGAACCCGACTTTGTTGGTGACCGTACCCGTTCCCGCCCTTGGGATATAAATGTGGACGCCTGGCACGCCATAGGCACTATCGCCATCCACAACAATACCCGAAAGCTGAATTACCTCTGGCAAGCCTTGGGCTTTTGCCTTTTCTAAGCCCAAAAAAGAAAGTGTTGCTATTATCACTAACATTGACAGACTCCTCAATACTAGCTTTGTATAGTTTTTATCCATAGTTCTAATATTATGCTATTTACCGCCTTTTATGAAAATGATTTGATGAAGGCAGTAGTACAAATATACTATTTTTAAGAGCGGATATTTGGGGTAATAGAGAAAAACTCCTTCGCTCAAATGTTATTATGATTGAATATTGATGCGGTGTTGGGCCCAGCCAGAAAGGGGAAAAGCAAAGCCAATGTTGTTAAATAATGTAGCTAATCCCAAATAAGTTGCTCGGTCAGAAAAATATCAAGGAACTATTTGCGTCTTGTTCCATTTCCCTTCCTCTTTTTCAAACAAGGCTCGCTGATGTTGAAACGGGTTTAACTTCAACCAATCGACCTTGTTTATTTCAGATACCACCACTCCAAAATTTTTGAAACTTTCTTTATTGCTTAGCAAGTTCGATGTGAAGTTATTTTCTATCGAGCTACCTGGCGCTTGCGAGCTTGCATATTCTTTCCTATTGTTTTCAGGAAGTCTGTCCCAGTAGTTTTGGAGTATTTTGCTATCCTTTATAAGGAGACTGTCTCCGCTTGCCCTGATTTGAACTTGTGTTGTAGGGTCGTAAAACAACCAGCTGAGAGTAGGGTTTAAGCTCATGTCTTTCACCTTGCCAGACCGTAGGTCGGTAAAAAATGTGAGTGTATGAGCAAGGCGGTTTACCTCTCGGAGAACAACTGTTCTTAGCTCACAGCTGTATTGCCCGTTTATAGTACCGACTACAGGTGTTCGATATGGGTGGTTTTTTGTAGTGCAACTTTGGGTAAGTTCAGTCCAAATGTTGTTTAGCAATTGTTGTAAATCATCCATGAGCACTTTTTAATACTGTGAAAAATAGCATTTAAGTAATAAATAATAGCACTTTTTTTCTTCCCAAAACATTTGTGCTATTTTTGAAACAGGTTGATTTTATATACCCTACATATACATTAAACGAAATTAATAGCCATCTGTTTGGCGTTAAGCTCTTCACAAAAATGAATAACTACTCCTCTTTTTCGACTATCAGGCGCTATAACTGGCAACACCGAACTCTTGCAATATTAAAACTTGCCGCTTTTTTGATGTTTGCGGGAAGGGCTTGGCAGCACCTGTTTTGGGATGCACCTTTTAGGGTGTTGTTGTGGGATCAAGAATTGATGGAAAGTTTGGTAGGCATGCCTTGGGAAGAGTACCTAAAAAGTGAGGAGATAAACCAACAGATAGATGCCATAATAAAGGTTTTTGGAGGTTTTTATGCTATTTGCGCATTGGTGGTTCTTTTTATAAAACAAGTGAGCAAGAGAGTGGGGAAGGTGTTGTTGCTAGGAAGCTTATCGCTTCTTTTCCTTTTTGTACTTGGTTGGAAGGCAAAGGACTATCAGGTTGTTCAGCTTTTTGAGCATGCGGTCCAATTCATGACTCCTATTTTTTTGTATTTGGTAGTGTTCAAAAAATCTGAGCCTGCCAACTTGGCGAAGCCAGTAAGAATAACTGTGGCTATCACTTTTATTTGCCACGGGCTGTATGCCTTGGGCTTTCCTTATCCTCAACCAGGCAATTTTATTGATATGACCATGCGGATTTTGGGTTGTGATCAAGAAATGGCAAGCTATTTTCTGATGGCTGCGGGCGTTTTGGATTTGATTGTAAGTCTAATGATTTTTTTCCCTCCTCGTATTTCCAACCCTGCTTTACTCTATGCTGTTATTTGGGGCTTTTTGACTGCATTAGCTCGCACGGTTGCCTATTATGATGCTGGTGACATAATGACCAGCTTGAGCCAATGGGTATTCCAAACGGCTGTGCGTGTACCCCATGCCCTCCTGCCAGCTTTAGTATTCTTTTGGCAAACCCCAAAAATTAAATAAGAATGTAAGTTGTTGATTTTGTAGTGAATAAAACATAATAACTGATTTTTAAGTTTTAAAACTGTGTTATCAGTTGATAAACTGGAAATACAGTTGTATGTTTGTGTCATGGAACAATTAACAAAAGCCGAAGAAAAAGTAATGAGGGTTTTATGGGAGCTTAAAAAAGCTTTCGTAAAGAATGTCATTGCTGAAATGGGGGAGCCACAACCTCCTTATAACACAATTTCTTCTGTCGTAAGAGTATTAGAAAGTAAAGGTTTTGTGGACCACAAAGCTTATGGGAAGACCTACGAGTACTATCCTTTGATATCTAAAGGAGAGTATAAAAAATATACTTTCAAAAAATTGATGGGCGATTACTTTGATGGTTCGTATGAAAACTTGGTTTCTTTTATGGTTCAAGAAGAGCAGTTGAGCTCAAATGAGCTGGAAGAGATTAAAGAGTTGATCAATAGTATAGAGCCTAAAGGAGGGCAGGATGAGTAGTTTTTTATTTTACTCAATAAAATCTGGATTGTGCCTGTTGGCTTTTTATCTTCTCTACAGGTATTTGCTGCAAAAATTGGAAATATTTTCTTTGGGTAGGGTATATCTATTGTCAGCCGCCTTTCTTTCGTTGATCATTCCTCTTTTGAGTCTGCCTAGCTGGGTTTCGTATGCCCCTATTGTAGACTGGGGAGAGGTTGTTTTCGATGATATTGAGCACCCTGAGCTATTTCAAGGAAGGGTCTCAGAGAGGCAGGTCGAAGCTGTCCCATGGTCTGTTTATGAAATGTTATTACATATTGTTTATGAGGTTTACTTTCTCGGGTTGGCTCTTTTCCTAGGCAAGTTTATCTTTAAAATAGTAAAGCTAAGGAAGCTGGTAACAGGGAGCTTTTTAGAACAAACTAACGGCTTGTTGGTGTGCCATACAGAAAAAGCAACGACTCCATTTTCCTTTTTCCACTATGTGTTTTTGAACGGTCAATTAGACGACCTTGAAAAAGAATGTGTGATTGCCCACGAGGCAGGCCATGCAAGAAGGATGCACTCAGCAGATATTATTTTATTTGAGCTGGTAGAATGTGTTTTTTGGTGGAATCCATTATGGAAGATAATAAGAAAAAAACTAGCAGAGATTCATGAATATCAGGTAGACAAAGAGGTGAGTAAAATTTTTAGCGCGCAAGCTTATTCTCTTTTACTGCTTAAACTTTCCCAACGCAACTTCTCAGTACCGGTAGCGAGCCATTTTGCATATGTTTCACTTAAAAACCGGATTAAAATGATCAAGAAAAATCAGTATGCCCAACAAAATGTTGGTAAGTCGAAGCTCCAATTTTTATGGACATTGCCATTGATTTCCATATTATTGATAAGCTTTTCTACACCAATAGAACAATTCGTGCCAAAGGCAGAAATAAAGCCCCTGAACTATTTATTGCCTCCAAAGTCATCAGGAATCCCCTCGATCCTTCCCTTGCAAAAAGAAAGCATAGGTAAGGTAACCGCAAAATTCGGATTGTTTATGCACCCAATATTAAAGGAGGAAAGAGATCATAAAGGTGTGGATTTTTCAGCTGCTACGGGAACGTCTGTAATCGCTACCGCAGCAGGAAAAGTGTTTCTTTCGGAAGAAGACAAGGCCTGGGGCAAGAGGATCATCATAGATCATGGAGATGGTTATCAGTCGCATTATGGTCATCTAAGCAAGATTTTGGTAACTGAGGGACAAGAGGTAGAGAAAGGTTTTGAGATAGGAAAAGTGGGGAATACAGGACTCTCCTCAGGACCACACTTGCACTATGGGGTGAAATACAATAATGAGTTTGTTGACCCTATGGATTATTTTACAGAAGAAAAGAGCTTGAGATCTGTAAAAGGAATGTAGGAATGGCTAGCCCTCTGCCACAAACATTAAGGCAGGGGGTTATCTTATTTTCCCCTCTGGAATGCTGATCGTAAAAGTAGTGCCTTTGTTAAGTTGGCTATCTACATCAATCTCCCCTTTTAATCGATCTACCAATACCTTAATAATAGAGAGGCCTAAACCTGTAGAGCTTTCCCCTCCTGTAGGCTGGGCGCTTAGTTTCTGGAAGCGCTTAAACATTTTTGTCTGATCCTCTTCGCTTATGCCAGGTCCTTCATCTTGCACTTTTACCATGAGGTGTGTATCAGGCCTGGATACGGTGATTTTAACAGTTTTTTCTTGCTTCGAAAACTTGATGGCATTTGAAAGTAAGTTATCCAAAATACGGTTTAAGAAGTCAAGGTCTGTTGTGTGCTTAGTCGCATTAGGGTCTTTTTCTATTTCAAGCCGAATTCCTTTGTTGTTAGAAAGCTGTTGGTAGCTGTCGGTCAGTTCGTCTATGACTTGGTGGACATCTAGTTCAGTGAGTTTTATACGGGAATCGCTATGCTCGAACGTGTTTATATCGAGCAAATCTCTGATAAGTTGTTCGCTATTGTCCGCTACACTATTTATGAGTTTCAGGTAGCTTATTTGTTCTTCGTTAAGGTTGTTGTCGAGCATAATCACATTGGCTAAGCCTTTTACCTTGCTTAGAGGTGATTTCAGGTCATGGGCTACAATGCTCATAAGGCTGTCTTTTTCCCTATTCAATTCCTTGAGTTCTTTGTTGCTTTCCTGAAGCTTAGTTTGAGAGTTTTTCCTAAAAGTCACATTATGGAGAATCCCGACTATCCCGACTGTTTCCTTTTTATGGTTTTCTACAGCGGCTTTATGTATGATAAAGTGATTTTCGCCATCCTTAGGGATGGTTAAGGATGCTTCATATACGTAATTGCTTTTGTTTAATAAGAGTACATTATTAGCGTAATTAAGTGTTTTGTACTGCTCTTCATTTAATATATCTTTTGAGTTTTTGCCTATTATATCTTCTCTTTTTAGGTCTAACAATCTTGCAAAAGAGTCGTTGCAGTCGAGGTAAACCCCTTCTGTGTTTTTGTAGAAGAAAGGGTTGGGTATCGTTTGGATAATAGTTTGGAGGAATTGGTAATTCGCCCTTACTTCATTTTCAACTTTCTTTTGTTCTGTAATGTCTTGAAGTACCATCATTCCCAAGAAAACTATTCCGTTTTCATCGGTAAGAGGGACTATGCTTACTTTGTAGTCTTTTCCGCCGGTATTTGTTTCGTAGTAACTAGCCTCTCCTTGTAGCGCTTTTTTATACCTCGCAAGAGAATCTTCTAATACGTCTGGACGAAATGTTTTTGAAACGTGCTTGCCTTCAAAGTCTTCCTTTTTTCTATTTACTTGCTCTATTATTGGACCTTCGGCAAGTACATATTCCAAGTTTTTATCAAATAAAAACACTCCAGAATTAGGAAGCTGTTCTACAAGCGTACGATAGATATGTTCCTTTTTTCTTAATTCTTCATTGATCCTCTTTTTGTCCGTTACATCTTCCTTTATGGCTACAAAATGCGTGATTTTGTCATCTTTGTCACTGATTGGACCAATGGCTGCACGTTCCCAATAGAGCTCCCCACTTTTCTTTTTGTTGTGGAATTCACCCTCCCATAGTTGACCATCAGCAATAGTCTTCCAGAGGTTTGAGTAAAAATCTTTAGGTTGCTTGCCTGACTTGAGTAGCCTAGGCGTCTTGCCTATCACCTCAGTGGGGATATAGCCAGTAACCTCGGTAAAGCGTGGGTTGACATACTCTATCACTCCATGTTTATCGGTGATTACAATGGCAGAAGGACTGTATTTTACGGCGTTGTTTAATTTTCGGATAGTGTCTTCTGAGATGGCTCTTTCGGTAATATCTTGAACCATGGCAATATAAGAAGGCGGGGAGTCTTTGTGCATATATTGCAGTTGGACTTCAGCTCTGTAAGAGCTCCCGTCTTTCCTATTTATTGAAGCCTCATATACCAGCAATTTGGAATGCCCTAGCTTGAGCTCAACAAGGGCATCTCTAAATTCTGATTCAACTTCTTTGTTGAGTAGATTTAAAGGTGTTTTTTCTACAATTTCTCGCTTGGAGTAGCCTGTGTTTTTTAAGGCACCTTTACTGAGATAAGTGAATTTGTGTTCCTGAGCATCAAACACAAATATTTCAAAAAGGGAGTTTTCAAATATTTGTCCGAACTTCAGCTGTCTTTTTTCGTCACCATTATAGTTGCGCAATGGCGTGTAAATACAAGCAATTGCAACAGGGTTATTAGTTTCGTCAAAAACAGGGAATTTTTTAAGGCTGAAGTGTAACGGGTTTCCGTCGGGAGAAGTAAGTTCTATCCTTTGGTTTATTTTCTCACCTTTCGGGAGTGAAAGAATAAAATAGTTGTCGTGATCTAGGTCTAGTTTGGTATGACCAAAATGGCGGGTGAATATTTCTTGTTCCGACCTTCTTTGAAGCTCTTTAGTGTTGCGGAAGCCAAAGAAATCGGCAAAAGTAGAGTTTGCTGCAAGGATTTCCCCCTTACTATTTTTTATTATAGAAAGCCCCTCCCATCCATCTACTATGGTCTCAAAAAGCAACAGGTTCACTTTAGGTTTAAGAATATGTCTCACATTAATTCCAATTATAGCTTCAATGAGCAGTTGGTCTTTACTTCGGATAGTAATACTGCTAATTATAAAGCTGTAAGCAATGATGCTTTTTGTGTGCGAAAAAATGCATGAAAAGCTTGGGGTTTGATTAAAAAACTTACTCGCACATATCTCCCCAAAAAGTAAAAATTCAATACTCTAAGTAATTAACTCAGCTGGTTGGGAAAAATTGAGTTGAAATGTTAAAAAAATATTACATGAAATATCTTGGTTCTTCCGTCTTATGCCAGATTGGTTTTAGTCCAAAGTTTAGATAGCTTAATTAATGTCAAAATCTCACAAAATAAAAAGCGGGAAACCGTGATTGTATGTGCCGAAAAAAGGCGAGGGGTCAGTTATGGTGTGCAACATCTGGTTAATGTCTTAAAATACGTGTATAGGTGCTATTTGTCAGTATAAATTTGTAACTTGCGGCACTAAATTCGAGCTTGGAATATAGTGGCTTTGCATCATTAAAAATTATCTTATTCAAATAGTGTTGATGTGTGCAGGTCAAGGTTAAAATCCCAAGGTTTAAGTTAAAATTTTTGTAGAAAGAGAAGATTTTTTTCTAGAGAAAAATATATGGCAGAAGGAGAAAACATAATCCCAATTAACATTGAGGATGAAATGAGAACCGCCTACATTGATTATTCAATGTCGGTTATTATTTCAAGAGCACTTCCAGATGTGCGAGATGGTTTGAAGCCAGTACACAGGCGTGTGCTTTTTGGAATGTCCGAGCTGGGAGTACATTATAACAGGTCTTACAAAAAATCTGCAAGGATTGTAGGTGAGGTTCTTGGTAAGTATCACCCTCATGGCGATTCATCTGTGTATGACTCCATGGTGCGTATGGCTCAAGAATGGTCGCTCCGCTATCCTTTGGTAGATGGGCAGGGTAACTTTGGTTCGGTAGAGGGTGATCCTCCAGCGGCTATGCGTTACACGGAAGCCCGTCTTAAAGAGATTGCAGGAGAGATGTTGACTGATATTGGAAAAAATACGGTCGATTTCCAGCCTAACTTTGATGACTCTCTTAAAGAGCCGAGTGTGTTGCCAAGTACAATCCCTAACCTTTTGGTGAACGGAACTTCTGGTATTGCGGTAGGTATGGCCACTAATATGGCGCCTCATAATATGACAGAAGTAGTAGATGGTATTACTGCTTATATCGATAACCGTGATATTACCATTCCAGAGTTAATGGAGTTTGTAAAAGCTCCTGATTTCCCTACGGGTGGTATTATATATGGCTACGACGGTGTTTATAAAGCTTTCCATACAGGTAGAGGAAGGGTAGTGATCAGGGCAGTTGCCGAAATTGAAGTATTGCCTTCGGGTCGCCAGCAAATTGTGGTGACAGAGATTCCTTATATGGTAAACCTGTCTACCCTCATAGAAAAATCTGCTCAGGTAGTAAACGAAAAGAAAATTGAAGGTATCACCAATGTATTGAACCTTTCTGATAAGCACGGTATCCGTATCGTTTATGAGCTTAGGAAAGATGCTATGGCTGATGTCGTTCTTAATAACTTATTCAAACATACACCACTCCAAACAAGCTTTAGCGTAAATAATATCGCTCTAGTAAAGGGACGTCCTGAAACTCTTAACCTCAAAGATCTTATTAAGTACTATGTTGAGCATAGGCATGAGATAGTAGTAAGGAGAACAGAGTATGACTTAGACCAAGCTGAAAAACGCCTTCATATTTTGGAAGGTCTGCTGATTGCTCTAGATCATTTGGATGAAGTGATTGCACTGATCAGAGGCTCTAAGGATCCAGAAGTAGCCCGTACAGGCTTGATGGAGCAATTTGAACTTTCGGAGCTTCAAGCTAAAGCAATTCTCGAAATGAGGCTGCAAAGGCTGACAGGTCTTGAAAGAGACAAGATTATTCAAGAGCATAAAGAAATCACTGATTTAATTGCTCACTTGAAAGAAATCTTAGGTAGTGAAGAGTTGAGGATGAATATCATCAAAGAAGAGCTAGCAAACCTCAAAAGTAAATACGGGGATGAGCGAAGGTCTCAAATAATAATGTACGCAGATGATTTGGAGGTGGAAGATATGATTCCTAATGAGGAAATGGTCATTACTATTTCTAATGAAGGATATATCAAGCGTACGCACCTTAAAGAATACAAAACCCAAGGAAGGGGTGGTGTAGGTTCAAGGGGTGTATCTACCAAGGCGGATGATTACCCAGAGCATTTGTTTGTAGCAATGACGCATAATTACCTCCTTATTTTCACAGAAAAGGGTAAGGTATTCTGGCTCAAAGTGTACAAAACTCCAGAAGGAGCAAAAACATCGAAAGGACGTCCGCTTCAAAACCTAATAATGATTGATCAAGATGATAGTGTAAAAGCAGTCATCAACGTAGATTCTCTGAAAGACGAGGAGTATATCAACAATCATTACTTGGTGATGTGTACCACCAATGGTATTATCAAGAAAACTACGCTTGAAGCATATTCAAGGCCAAGGCAAAATGGTATCAATGCTATTACCATCCGCGAAGATGATAATCTGTTGGATGTAAAAATGACGAATGGTAACCATGAAATCATTCTTGCACTAAAATCGGGTAGGGCTATCAGGTTCAACGAGTCGCTGGTAAGGCCAATGGGCAGGAATGCCGCAGGTGTTAGAGGTATTACCAAGGCTAGTGATTCGGACAAAGTAGTGGGTCTGGTATGTGTGGAAGATAAAGAGACTTCATTATTGGTAGTTTCGGAAGAGGGTTACGGAAAACGCTCTCCTGTTGAAGATTACCGTGTAACCAATCGAGGTGGAAAAGGTGTAAAAACTTTGAATATCACTCCTAAAACGGGTCTTCTTATTGGTATAAATGATGTGTTGGATACCGATGAGCTAATGATCATCACCAAGTCTGGAATTACCATCAGGATGAACATGGATAGTATCCGCGTGATGGGAAGGGCTACTCAAGGTGTGAAGCTTATTAGGCTCAACGAAGGTGATAGCATTGCCTCAATAGCCAAAATAGAAGCTATTGCAGAGGAAGAAGTAGAAACCGAAGGTAGCGCTGAAGAGGTTGTTCAAACAGAAGGGTCTGATGAGGAAGGTAGCAGTGCCGAAGGGAATGAAAATGAGGGTGATACTTCGGAAGAAGATACAAATGAATAAGAAATGTTGACAGTTAAAGCTCGCCTATACTTTTAGGCGAGCTTATTTTTTAC
It encodes:
- the mreC gene encoding rod shape-determining protein MreC → MRQLFLFIYKLRVFFAFVGLELLASWLIVRNNSYQGYTFLSSSNALASNILESKSNINAYFDLKDQNEILALKNAKLEEEKDRLKKQVSIIWNDTSLRTSQSKSLLDTSANYQFTAAKVVNNSVIFNDNYLTIDKGERDGVKPGMGVVSSNGIVGKVKMASKNFATVYSLLHNDLTISSMIKSDSILCTTKWNSAGGDRNDYTTAELLFIPMDHKLKKGDTVITSGYNSVYPEGLMVGVVDTSFKVKSDMFQSVKIKLSTDFSTLRHVYVVENFHTKEIDSLEQETLKTVTY
- a CDS encoding rod shape-determining protein, coding for MGIFDLFTSDLAIDLGTANTLLLFKGKVVVDEPSIIALDKATGKVIAIGKKAMQMHEKTHDNIRTIRPLKDGVIADFHAAEQMIRGMIKMIDTGSRFFTPSHRMVICIPSGITEVEKRAVRDSAEHAGAKEVYMIPEPIAAAIGIGIDIEAPVGSMIVDIGGGTTEIAVIALSGIVCDQSVRTAGDVFNRDILDYMRRQHNLLIGERSAEKIKIEVGAAISELDDPPEDYEIRGRDLMTGIPKVIKVSYTEIAFAIDKSISKIEEAVLKALETSPPELSADIYDNGIHLTGGGALLRGLDKRVALKTKLPVHVAEDPLRAVVRGTGDALKNIEGFKAVLMT
- a CDS encoding carboxypeptidase-like regulatory domain-containing protein, producing the protein MDKNYTKLVLRSLSMLVIIATLSFLGLEKAKAQGLPEVIQLSGIVVDGDSAYGVPGVHIYIPRAGTGTVTNKVGFFTLPTVIGDTVVISAVGYRNKNLVIPERSDVGFTVLVDLQTDTTFLPMVEVFPYPTEELFKEAFLALQLPESDAEKVAKNLQPEAMARAAAMMGMDAGSNHRYYMYQQVDQVTNQFFAPSFSIFNPFAWGEFIKSVKRGDLKKKK
- a CDS encoding pyridoxamine 5'-phosphate oxidase family protein — protein: MDDLQQLLNNIWTELTQSCTTKNHPYRTPVVGTINGQYSCELRTVVLREVNRLAHTLTFFTDLRSGKVKDMSLNPTLSWLFYDPTTQVQIRASGDSLLIKDSKILQNYWDRLPENNRKEYASSQAPGSSIENNFTSNLLSNKESFKNFGVVVSEINKVDWLKLNPFQHQRALFEKEEGKWNKTQIVP
- a CDS encoding BlaI/MecI/CopY family transcriptional regulator, giving the protein MEQLTKAEEKVMRVLWELKKAFVKNVIAEMGEPQPPYNTISSVVRVLESKGFVDHKAYGKTYEYYPLISKGEYKKYTFKKLMGDYFDGSYENLVSFMVQEEQLSSNELEEIKELINSIEPKGGQDE
- a CDS encoding M23/M56 family metallopeptidase, translating into MSSFLFYSIKSGLCLLAFYLLYRYLLQKLEIFSLGRVYLLSAAFLSLIIPLLSLPSWVSYAPIVDWGEVVFDDIEHPELFQGRVSERQVEAVPWSVYEMLLHIVYEVYFLGLALFLGKFIFKIVKLRKLVTGSFLEQTNGLLVCHTEKATTPFSFFHYVFLNGQLDDLEKECVIAHEAGHARRMHSADIILFELVECVFWWNPLWKIIRKKLAEIHEYQVDKEVSKIFSAQAYSLLLLKLSQRNFSVPVASHFAYVSLKNRIKMIKKNQYAQQNVGKSKLQFLWTLPLISILLISFSTPIEQFVPKAEIKPLNYLLPPKSSGIPSILPLQKESIGKVTAKFGLFMHPILKEERDHKGVDFSAATGTSVIATAAGKVFLSEEDKAWGKRIIIDHGDGYQSHYGHLSKILVTEGQEVEKGFEIGKVGNTGLSSGPHLHYGVKYNNEFVDPMDYFTEEKSLRSVKGM
- a CDS encoding PAS domain S-box protein → MRHILKPKVNLLLFETIVDGWEGLSIIKNSKGEILAANSTFADFFGFRNTKELQRRSEQEIFTRHFGHTKLDLDHDNYFILSLPKGEKINQRIELTSPDGNPLHFSLKKFPVFDETNNPVAIACIYTPLRNYNGDEKRQLKFGQIFENSLFEIFVFDAQEHKFTYLSKGALKNTGYSKREIVEKTPLNLLNKEVESEFRDALVELKLGHSKLLVYEASINRKDGSSYRAEVQLQYMHKDSPPSYIAMVQDITERAISEDTIRKLNNAVKYSPSAIVITDKHGVIEYVNPRFTEVTGYIPTEVIGKTPRLLKSGKQPKDFYSNLWKTIADGQLWEGEFHNKKKSGELYWERAAIGPISDKDDKITHFVAIKEDVTDKKRINEELRKKEHIYRTLVEQLPNSGVFLFDKNLEYVLAEGPIIEQVNRKKEDFEGKHVSKTFRPDVLEDSLARYKKALQGEASYYETNTGGKDYKVSIVPLTDENGIVFLGMMVLQDITEQKKVENEVRANYQFLQTIIQTIPNPFFYKNTEGVYLDCNDSFARLLDLKREDIIGKNSKDILNEEQYKTLNYANNVLLLNKSNYVYEASLTIPKDGENHFIIHKAAVENHKKETVGIVGILHNVTFRKNSQTKLQESNKELKELNREKDSLMSIVAHDLKSPLSKVKGLANVIMLDNNLNEEQISYLKLINSVADNSEQLIRDLLDINTFEHSDSRIKLTELDVHQVIDELTDSYQQLSNNKGIRLEIEKDPNATKHTTDLDFLNRILDNLLSNAIKFSKQEKTVKITVSRPDTHLMVKVQDEGPGISEEDQTKMFKRFQKLSAQPTGGESSTGLGLSIIKVLVDRLKGEIDVDSQLNKGTTFTISIPEGKIR